The nucleotide sequence TAGAGACAGTTATTCAGACATGCTTGAAGGAGGCAACTTTTCCAACCAGGAGACCTTGTACGAAGTTCTATCCGTGAGGAAAGATGCTACATATGATGAAATTCGTGCAGCATATAAGTCTGCTGTACTAAATACACATCCTGACAAAGCACAGATGGCTCTCAATCCATTGGTGTCTTCCAGTGAGCGAAATGAATTTCTCAGTGTGCAAAAGGCATGGGAAATCCTACGTTATCCCAAATCTAGAGCAGAATATGATAAGCAACTGCAATCTTCCCGACAGAACCTTGAAATTGTTGcaactgaaattgaaattgATGACATGATCGTTGAAAGTACTGCTGATTCTGTGGAGCTTTTGTATCCTTGTAGGTGTGGTGATTATTTCTCAATCACTTCACGTGAACTTGGTCAGATTGGAATTTCAGTCAGGGAGGACGGAGAGATGGAATTGCACACTTCTGATTCTGTTCCATCATCTGTTGTTCTTGGCTGTGGCTCATGTTCTCTTAAGGCACGATTGGTTACAAATAAAACTTgatggtaatttttttttgtttgcatcTATCAGTATGCTTGCCAGCAAAGATCAATATAAAGATGCTACCTCCTATTCTTCGAAGAATTCGGCGTGCACATGGAACGTACATTGCTGTTTAAAAATGAAATTCTGGAAGAATGTACCTCTGATCATCCTCAATGCAGTGTGACCAATGAAATTTTGTAGTACTACATGTAAGCTCTGTTGGTTGTAGGGTTATAAATGACATTTTGACCGTTGTAATCAGCTAACCACCTTTTGTCAATTCAGGCCGCAGCGAATTAAAGGTGCTTATCTGGTGATTAATACATGTCTTTTGGTAAATCTTGACTGATTTATTGCTTGCATCAGTCAATTTGTACACCAGCACAACAGCTACATGAATGCTTACCGTTTTATTAGGTTTGAAAAGTGATGTTATTTAGCCGTCTAAACTCTATAGCCTCTTGTCTTGACAAGTGACAAGAACCCGTTGTTAGTTGCCGACTTGCCGTCCTTGCTGTAATTTATCGTTTAGTAGTATCTGTACTGCTAAGCAAGGACGGCATCCTATACAGAACAGTTGTGCCGTATTCTAATGATAAACTGATGATGAATAATCTATCACCCATCAGCATTATTATCCAGTTGTCTGTAAAGTTATATCTGCCGTTAGCGGTAAGTCATCTGTACAAAGACGGTGGTCACATTGCTCATCTATTTTACTTGCGTTGCATTTTTGTATATATTCTGCATGTGCGTGCACTGCTTGCCATGTACGGCAAAGCATTTGCGTATTGACAAGTGCCGAAGCCAACTTACTTGATTACATCcattcgtttcaaaatataaggataTTTGGAATCTAAATTTTGTATCGTGGGAAATCTAAATTTTGTATCCCAGTATAACAAGGATTTCTGTGTTGATTCCCATAATTCCCATCGCTTCAATGATTTCAAAGCCAATCagatggctagaaagaaaatctaagcaattcaaaattcaaaaattaacaATTGAAGTGACTTAAAATTCCTTTTGACCTTACTCTAGTATTTGCTAAACAATTTAGAAATTAGTATATTTTGGAACCGAGGGAGTTACACCTAAACTTAATTTGTACAATCCAAGTTGTCCTAAAACCTAATAAAACTGAGCAAATGAAAACTACATAAATACACTTACTGTCTTCATTAATCATTACTACTACTATACTTCAGAGGTACAGTACTAACTTGTAGATCATAAAAAGGTAGGTAGTGCACTAAAAAAATCGAAGCATTTCATCTTGAGAATCGTATTCTCACTTAACAATATCCTTCACATATTCTAGAGGCAAGCCAAAAGGCAAGAGAAATTTAACTCTGCCCAATTGATCTCCCATCCCAATGCTCCTGAAAGCTACACGCCATATCTCTTGAACTAGAAGTTCTTCGCATGCAAGTTCTAGAGTGCATCTCTCCTTAGTGCTCCATGACCTCATCGTCGTTGAGAAGTGAGAACCCTATGCGAGGTAGCCTTCGTCCTGCCTCGCCTCACACTTGGCATAGCAGTTTGGTGCGAGGTTGGTTTAGCGTTTGCTTTAAGAGAGCCGCGAAAACAACGGCCATGAGCGGCGCGAGCGCACGCACTCGAGCATTTCGCCGGCCACGACGAGCTCGCTTTGCCTGAGCTCGCCGTGGAAGCAACCGGCAAAAGAGAAAAAACGAGCGTGATCTGACGCAGCCACCACAACTGCAAGCAAACACGGTTATATAGCTTGGAACTATGCGTTGATGAGTAGTACGTTGCACGGTTATTTTCTCCCCTGAATTTAGTGCTGCGTGGGGGTGTGGAGAAGAAGGCAAATTTATCCCAACGGCGACGTTTCACCGGAAAAGTGTACCCGGTTTGGTACAGGCCTGGAGCTGGGAGCCTTGTGGATTAAAGAACAAGTACGTGTTGCAGTTGTAGTTGTGATCTTGTTGAGGTGTTGAGGCGAATACTGTTTACTAATGATGCGATTTAATTCCCTTCACTTTGAACTAGCTGgttggcccgcgcaattgcacggctagcacccaaacaaaatcatatatttttttaagtatgattttacttaaaatttattaaatagctatctcattgtcttaagactttaaaagaccaaatcttatcatcatcatgtttctaattatatagtttttaaaagtcacaccagttgctaccccttatgtctcatctccttctttatttgcttgctcgatctaccactatttctattcattcttattggaacctttaaaaattggattttatagtttttagagtttattgtcacgttgggtttcatttttataatttctagatgtcccatcaaacgttgctattatactcctctacgacacGTCCACTGTCTtatctctttattgtcattgagaatttaaaaatcgaacataattatcgtttaagttcatttttactttttagaagtcccgccaaaccgttagcggctttgccattgtaatcctctacggctcgcccgctgcctcccttctttatttcattttgattttaaaatcgaacatgattatcattggttttttttacttttcagaagttccgaacctttaaaaattggacttgtagttttatttttaataatttttagaagtgcCATCAAACGATGTCACTGTGTCCCTGATCTACAGCCCGTCCGccacctactctttattgtcattgtgattctaaaaattgttttttttttactttctagaagtcccggcaaccgccttactcgtttgcttcacggcctccCTGACGtctctccttttaatcgtcattaggattctatttggtgttttattaacaatttttatatgtcatatcaaccgccaccactctactcatttataggcatgttacttaatatatctcgtcatgtgtttcaGATGGTCTTTTATTttaataatctttatttttatcaaaagttttagttatttataaattgtattcctaattgaaatcttatttttcttgttctaattttagaatttttttttaaaaaaatatttaataccttattgtgttattttaatgtttttattttttattttcgatttcagttgtttcaaaattgtattcctacttgaactctcttttattgttttctaactttggatattattttattttttattctaaattttattgcTTCACGGCCTCCCTGACGtctctccttttaatcgtcattaagattctatttggtgttttattaacaatttttatatgtcatatcaaccgccaccactctactcctttataggtaTGTTACTTAAtatatctcgtcatgtgttttagat is from Oryza sativa Japonica Group chromosome 9, ASM3414082v1 and encodes:
- the LOC4347281 gene encoding DPH4 homolog, with protein sequence MLEGGNFSNQETLYEVLSVRKDATYDEIRAAYKSAVLNTHPDKAQMALNPLVSSSERNEFLSVQKAWEILRYPKSRAEYDKQLQSSRQNLEIVATEIEIDDMIVESTADSVELLYPCRCGDYFSITSRELGQIGISVREDGEMELHTSDSVPSSVVLGCGSCSLKARLVTNKT